A single window of Mycolicibacterium madagascariense DNA harbors:
- a CDS encoding 3-hydroxybutyrate dehydrogenase, translating to MGDLDGRTALVTGGASGIGAACAREIAGRGATVIVADVDADAATAVADEIGGKPWAVDFLNVGSLEDLRLDVDVLVNNAGIQSIAPIAEFEPQRFRAMLALMVETPFLLIRAALPHMYDQGFGRIINVSSVHGLRASEFKVAYVTAKHALEGLSKVTALEGGARGVTSNCVNPGYVRTPLVEKQIADQARAHGIPEQDVIDRILLSESVIKRLVEPGEVASLVGWLASTEAGMVTGASYTMDGGWSAR from the coding sequence ATGGGCGACCTCGACGGGCGCACGGCCCTGGTGACCGGCGGTGCGAGCGGTATCGGTGCGGCATGTGCGCGGGAGATCGCGGGCCGCGGCGCGACGGTCATCGTCGCCGACGTCGACGCTGACGCTGCCACGGCTGTGGCGGACGAGATCGGTGGAAAGCCCTGGGCGGTCGACTTTCTCAACGTCGGCAGCCTGGAAGATCTGCGGCTCGACGTCGACGTCCTGGTCAACAACGCGGGCATCCAGTCCATCGCGCCGATCGCGGAGTTCGAGCCGCAGCGGTTTCGCGCGATGCTGGCGCTCATGGTCGAGACACCGTTCCTCCTGATCCGGGCCGCCCTGCCCCACATGTATGACCAAGGGTTCGGTCGGATCATCAACGTCTCGTCGGTACACGGACTGCGCGCATCGGAGTTCAAGGTCGCCTACGTCACCGCCAAGCACGCGCTGGAGGGCCTGTCGAAGGTGACCGCGTTGGAGGGCGGAGCCAGGGGTGTCACCAGCAATTGCGTGAACCCGGGGTACGTCCGAACTCCGTTGGTGGAGAAGCAGATCGCCGATCAGGCCCGTGCGCACGGCATCCCGGAGCAGGACGTCATCGATCGAATACTGTTGTCGGAGAGCGTCATCAAGCGACTGGTCGAGCCCGGGGAAGTGGCATCACTGGTCGGCTGGCTGGCCTCGACGGAGGCCGGCATGGTCACCGGGGCGTCCTACACGATGGACGGCGGCTGGAGCGCGCGCTGA
- a CDS encoding MFS transporter, which yields MGKPIPTGLRRVVVASMAGTVVEWYEFFLYGTAATLVFSKVFFSASTSDLDAILAAFVTYAVGFVARPLGGVVFGHYGDKYGRKKLLQFSLLLVGATTFLMGCLPTFGQIGYWAPAMLVLLRFLQGFAVGGEWGGAVLLVAEHSPRQERGFWASWPQAGVPAGNLLATIVLLVLTTTLSTADFLSWGWRVAFWLSAVVVLIGYYIRTKVTDAPIFVAAQREAERIKATSFSVIEVLKRYPRGVFTAMGLRFGENIMYYLVVTFSITYLKVHVGANTTSILWYLLVAHAVHFAVIPLVGRLADRYGRRPVYFAGAVLAATWGFFAFPMMDTGNYAVATAAVTIGLIFHAIMYAPQPALMAEMFPTRMRYSGVSLGYQVTAIVAGSLAPIIAVKLLEVYDSSVPIAAYLAAACAVTLVAVVFTRETKGIDLASLDVADADDVAAARRTTV from the coding sequence ATGGGCAAGCCGATACCGACGGGGTTGCGCAGGGTCGTCGTCGCCTCGATGGCGGGCACCGTCGTCGAGTGGTACGAGTTCTTCCTCTACGGCACCGCGGCCACCCTGGTGTTCAGCAAGGTCTTCTTCTCGGCGAGCACCAGTGACCTCGACGCCATCCTCGCCGCATTCGTCACCTACGCGGTCGGTTTCGTCGCCCGACCGCTCGGCGGCGTGGTGTTCGGCCACTACGGCGACAAGTACGGCCGCAAGAAACTACTGCAGTTCTCGCTGCTGCTGGTCGGTGCGACGACGTTCCTGATGGGGTGTCTGCCGACCTTTGGGCAAATCGGCTACTGGGCACCCGCGATGCTCGTCCTGCTGCGCTTTCTGCAAGGGTTCGCCGTCGGCGGGGAGTGGGGCGGTGCCGTGCTCCTGGTCGCCGAGCACAGCCCCCGCCAGGAACGCGGGTTCTGGGCTAGTTGGCCGCAGGCCGGGGTACCCGCGGGCAACCTCCTCGCGACGATCGTGCTGCTGGTGCTGACGACGACGCTGTCAACGGCGGACTTCCTGTCCTGGGGTTGGCGGGTGGCATTCTGGCTGTCCGCGGTGGTGGTGTTGATCGGCTACTACATCAGGACCAAGGTCACCGATGCACCCATATTCGTTGCGGCACAACGGGAAGCCGAGCGGATCAAGGCAACGTCGTTCAGCGTGATCGAGGTGTTGAAGCGCTATCCGCGCGGCGTGTTCACCGCGATGGGGCTGCGATTCGGCGAGAACATCATGTACTACCTCGTCGTCACGTTCTCGATCACCTATCTCAAGGTCCACGTCGGAGCAAACACCACGTCGATCCTCTGGTATCTGCTCGTCGCGCATGCCGTCCACTTCGCGGTGATCCCGTTGGTGGGCCGGCTCGCCGACCGATATGGCCGGCGACCGGTCTACTTCGCGGGTGCGGTACTGGCGGCCACCTGGGGCTTCTTCGCGTTCCCCATGATGGACACCGGGAACTATGCCGTCGCGACGGCGGCGGTCACGATCGGGCTGATCTTCCACGCGATCATGTACGCGCCGCAGCCGGCGCTGATGGCCGAGATGTTCCCGACGAGGATGCGCTATTCCGGTGTCTCCCTTGGCTATCAGGTCACCGCGATCGTCGCCGGGTCGCTGGCGCCGATCATCGCGGTCAAGCTGCTCGAGGTGTACGACTCCTCGGTGCCCATCGCCGCCTATCTCGCCGCCGCCTGCGCCGTCACGTTGGTGGCCGTGGTCTTCACCCGTGAGACCAAGGGCATCGACCTGGCGTCGCTCGACGTCGCCGACGCCGATGACGTCGCCGCAGCGCGACGTACGACGGTCTGA
- a CDS encoding alpha/beta hydrolase has product MPFLETERGRAYFRHWASPQPRAAVVFLHGFGEHTGLYHRYGFALNAAGIDLWAVDQFGHGLTPGDRGDFGTLEDSGALAAALTDLASADDVPLVLQGHSFGAVATLFLLLGEPETYRAGVVSGAPLVPVPALADATSTFEIAPNQLSADPFYLDAIENDPLAFVDADGGPLARELNRGWDGFGELLPTLTVPTLAVHGSNDPIAPVGALRAYADQIEPLSLVEVEGGGHDILNDVSHREVAAAIVEFIHSSCAQCG; this is encoded by the coding sequence ATGCCCTTCCTCGAGACCGAGCGCGGCCGCGCGTACTTCCGCCACTGGGCCTCGCCGCAACCGCGTGCCGCCGTCGTCTTCCTCCACGGGTTCGGCGAGCACACCGGGCTCTACCACCGCTACGGCTTCGCCCTCAACGCCGCCGGCATCGACCTCTGGGCCGTCGACCAGTTCGGTCACGGCCTCACGCCGGGTGACCGGGGCGACTTCGGCACGCTCGAGGACAGCGGCGCACTCGCCGCGGCGCTGACCGATCTCGCGTCAGCCGACGACGTTCCCCTCGTGCTGCAGGGCCATTCCTTCGGCGCGGTGGCGACGCTCTTCCTGTTGCTCGGCGAGCCCGAGACCTATCGCGCCGGGGTCGTTTCGGGCGCTCCGCTGGTCCCGGTACCCGCACTGGCCGACGCGACCTCGACGTTCGAGATCGCGCCGAATCAACTGTCGGCCGACCCGTTCTACCTCGACGCGATCGAGAACGACCCGCTGGCCTTCGTCGACGCCGACGGTGGACCGCTCGCTCGCGAGCTCAACCGCGGCTGGGACGGTTTCGGCGAACTGCTCCCCACCCTGACCGTGCCGACGCTCGCGGTGCACGGCAGCAACGACCCGATCGCCCCGGTCGGCGCGCTGCGGGCCTATGCCGATCAGATCGAGCCGCTGTCACTCGTCGAGGTCGAGGGCGGCGGCCACGACATCCTCAACGACGTGTCCCACCGCGAGGTCGCGGCGGCGATCGTGGAGTTCATCCACAGCAGTTGTGCACAGTGTGGATGA
- a CDS encoding Txe/YoeB family addiction module toxin produces MRAISFDPDGWEDFLYWLASDRKTARRITRLIGEIQRDPFDGIGKPEPLKGELSGYWSRRIDDEHRLAYRADDEEVKILKARYHY; encoded by the coding sequence GTGAGGGCAATTTCCTTCGACCCTGACGGGTGGGAGGACTTTCTCTACTGGCTCGCCTCCGACCGGAAGACGGCCCGAAGGATCACACGCCTCATCGGAGAGATTCAGCGCGACCCCTTCGACGGGATCGGCAAACCTGAACCACTGAAAGGTGAGCTCTCCGGCTATTGGTCGCGACGGATCGACGATGAGCATCGACTGGCCTATCGGGCCGACGACGAAGAGGTCAAGATCCTCAAGGCTCGCTACCACTACTGA
- the hsaB gene encoding 3-hydroxy-9,10-secoandrosta-1,3,5(10)-triene-9,17-dione monooxygenase reductase subunit has translation MTASIDPRAFRNVLGQFCTGITIITTVHEDVPVGFACQSFAALSLDPPLVLFCPTKVSRSWQAIEASGKFCVNVLHENQKDVSARFGSREPDKFAGIDWHPSHLGSPVIDRTLAHIDCTVASVHDGGDHFVVFGAVHALSEPPKTKPRPLLFYRGEYTGIEPDKNSPAQWRDDLDAFLTTTTADTWL, from the coding sequence GTGACCGCCTCGATCGACCCCCGCGCGTTCCGCAACGTGCTCGGTCAGTTCTGCACGGGCATCACGATCATCACCACCGTGCACGAGGACGTGCCCGTCGGGTTCGCCTGCCAGTCCTTCGCCGCGCTGTCGCTGGATCCGCCGCTGGTGCTGTTCTGCCCGACCAAGGTGTCGCGGTCGTGGCAGGCCATCGAGGCGAGCGGTAAATTCTGCGTCAACGTCCTGCACGAGAACCAGAAGGACGTCTCGGCTCGCTTCGGTTCGCGCGAACCCGACAAGTTCGCCGGAATCGATTGGCATCCCTCGCATCTGGGGTCACCGGTGATCGACCGCACGCTGGCGCACATCGACTGCACGGTGGCCTCGGTGCACGATGGCGGCGACCACTTCGTCGTGTTCGGCGCAGTGCACGCACTGTCGGAACCTCCGAAGACGAAGCCCCGGCCGCTGCTGTTCTACCGCGGGGAGTACACGGGCATCGAGCCGGACAAGAACTCGCCCGCCCAGTGGCGCGACGACCTCGATGCGTTCCTCACCACGACGACCGCGGACACCTGGCTGTAG